From the genome of Abditibacteriaceae bacterium, one region includes:
- the tilS gene encoding tRNA lysidine(34) synthetase TilS, translated as MLPELPDFDWSLVADNETILVATSGGADSQTLLWALHENKRQIVAAHVNHGWRGEASDNDEQFVMDFCVAHHIKKQSVRVSCARSEDAARVARYDALLNLARENSCTRIALGHTATDSLETHLLNLARGASVEGLAGIPPSRLVEDILLVRPLWRTPRETVRRALEISGWPHVEDESNASPEFARNRIRALLPQLGNVETIARSSARSGEILRDDIACLDEIARAKIEDLKVRSISTVLALDGDGFRALHIALQRRVLREAARRFGFVPNSEPIEAVRRHVAANGKRIVWCWEKGVRCEWTGEASGNRIRLWRVGDG; from the coding sequence GTGCTTCCCGAACTTCCCGACTTCGATTGGTCGCTCGTTGCCGACAACGAAACTATTCTGGTCGCCACTTCGGGTGGGGCAGATTCACAAACCTTATTGTGGGCGCTGCACGAAAATAAACGGCAGATTGTGGCGGCGCACGTTAATCACGGATGGCGCGGTGAAGCGAGCGACAACGATGAGCAGTTCGTAATGGATTTTTGCGTTGCGCATCATATAAAGAAGCAATCGGTTCGCGTCTCATGCGCGCGCTCCGAAGATGCGGCGCGTGTCGCACGTTACGACGCGCTTTTGAACTTGGCGCGCGAAAATAGCTGCACGCGCATCGCGCTCGGTCACACGGCGACCGACAGTTTGGAAACGCATCTTCTCAATCTGGCGCGTGGCGCGAGTGTCGAAGGACTGGCTGGGATTCCGCCGTCTCGTCTTGTTGAAGACATTCTTCTGGTGCGCCCACTCTGGCGCACACCGCGCGAAACAGTGCGGCGCGCCTTGGAAATTTCAGGTTGGCCACACGTTGAAGACGAATCGAATGCGTCGCCGGAATTCGCGCGCAATCGGATTCGCGCTCTTTTACCGCAACTAGGGAATGTCGAGACAATTGCGCGCTCATCTGCACGCAGCGGCGAAATCCTGCGGGACGACATCGCGTGCCTCGACGAAATCGCACGCGCAAAAATAGAAGACCTCAAAGTACGGTCGATTTCGACCGTACTTGCGTTAGACGGCGACGGGTTTCGCGCTCTACATATCGCGTTGCAGCGCCGCGTTCTGCGTGAAGCCGCGCGGCGATTTGGATTCGTGCCAAATAGCGAACCGATTGAAGCTGTGCGCCGTCATGTCGCGGCCAACGGCAAGCGGATTGTCTGGTGTTGGGAAAAAGGCGTGCGCTGCGAATGGACAGGCGAAGCAAGCGGGAACCGCATTCGCCTGTGGCGCGTTGGGGATGGGTGA
- a CDS encoding phosphoribosylaminoimidazolesuccinocarboxamide synthase, translated as MKFSDLQPVRSGKVRDVYDAGENLVIVASDRISAFDCILPTPIGDKGKILNTLSVFWLARTSHIIDNHLLLHRVADFPVPFNTPELEGRSMLVRRAEVVPVECVVRGYLAGSGWKDYCRTGEVSGIKLPAGLRESEQLPEPIWTPSTKAESGHDEPISFDEVVNICGQETAEKLRAASLKLYEFAANHARERGLILADTKFEFGFAAGDLILVDEVFTPDSSRFWDAETYAPGKSQDSFDKQYVRDYLETLDWDKTPPAPKLPPEVAQRTAEKYIEAYNRITGLQWPDSDVRAR; from the coding sequence ATGAAATTTTCCGATCTTCAACCCGTTCGTTCGGGCAAAGTGCGCGATGTTTACGATGCCGGCGAGAACCTTGTTATCGTCGCATCCGACCGCATTTCGGCCTTCGATTGTATTCTGCCGACACCGATTGGGGACAAAGGCAAAATCCTTAACACGCTTTCCGTGTTCTGGCTGGCGCGCACCTCTCACATTATTGATAACCATTTGCTGCTGCACCGCGTGGCGGATTTTCCGGTACCGTTCAACACGCCCGAACTCGAAGGCCGCTCGATGCTGGTGCGCCGCGCCGAGGTTGTTCCTGTGGAGTGCGTGGTGCGCGGCTATCTCGCAGGCAGCGGCTGGAAAGATTACTGCCGCACCGGCGAAGTGTCGGGTATCAAACTGCCCGCCGGTTTGCGGGAAAGCGAGCAACTGCCCGAACCAATCTGGACGCCTTCGACCAAAGCCGAAAGCGGCCACGACGAACCGATTTCCTTTGACGAAGTCGTGAACATTTGCGGACAGGAAACTGCGGAGAAGCTGCGCGCGGCGTCTTTGAAACTTTACGAATTCGCGGCAAACCACGCGCGTGAACGCGGCCTGATTCTGGCCGATACCAAATTCGAGTTCGGTTTCGCCGCTGGCGATTTGATTCTGGTTGATGAAGTGTTTACGCCCGATTCGTCACGCTTCTGGGACGCCGAAACTTATGCTCCGGGCAAGTCGCAAGATTCGTTTGACAAGCAGTACGTGCGTGATTATCTGGAAACTCTCGATTGGGACAAAACACCGCCCGCGCCCAAACTGCCGCCCGAAGTCGCTCAGCGCACAGCTGAAAAATACATCGAAGCCTACAACCGGATTACCGGGTTGCAGTGGCCCGATTCCGATGTGCGCGCCCGTTAA
- the thrC gene encoding threonine synthase, producing MTEPDMTLQNGHNGAGTQSSIANRPAPTMWRGLIHHYRDYLPVSEATPIISLGEGNTPLVYAPRLAEVIAPDCELYLKFEGANPTGSFKDRGMTMAVTKAAEAGAKVAICASTGNTSASAAAYCAVAGIRCVVLLPQNAIALGKLAQALIEGATVLAIEGNFDDALRIVLKLSEEHPIALLNSLNPYRLEGQKTGAFEVCDWLGHAPDFHAIPVGNAGNITAYWKGYNEYLAEGRINSLPKMLGFQAAGAAPLVLGHGVDKPETVATAIRIGHPARGEEALAARDASGGLIDSVTDNEILVAQKQAASLSGVFGEPACAAPLAGIKKLSDAGYFRAAREQLGRKPIVVSVVTGHGLKDPNTAISIGGEPISIPAEEKSVLQAIGF from the coding sequence ATGACAGAACCTGACATGACTTTGCAGAACGGACACAATGGTGCTGGAACCCAATCGTCAATCGCCAATCGGCCCGCGCCGACGATGTGGCGCGGCCTGATTCATCATTACCGCGATTACCTTCCTGTTTCCGAGGCGACGCCGATTATTTCCCTCGGCGAAGGCAACACGCCTCTCGTTTATGCACCGCGCTTGGCCGAAGTCATCGCGCCTGATTGCGAGTTGTATCTGAAGTTCGAAGGTGCCAACCCGACCGGCAGCTTCAAAGATCGCGGCATGACGATGGCGGTCACCAAAGCCGCTGAAGCGGGTGCCAAAGTCGCCATTTGCGCTTCGACGGGCAACACTTCGGCGTCGGCTGCGGCCTATTGCGCCGTCGCCGGAATTCGCTGCGTGGTTCTGCTGCCGCAAAACGCGATTGCGCTCGGCAAGCTCGCTCAGGCGCTTATCGAAGGCGCAACTGTGCTGGCGATTGAAGGCAACTTCGACGACGCGCTACGCATTGTCTTGAAGCTTTCGGAAGAGCATCCGATTGCCCTGCTCAACTCGCTCAATCCGTATCGTTTGGAGGGCCAGAAAACCGGCGCGTTCGAAGTCTGCGACTGGCTCGGCCACGCGCCCGACTTTCACGCGATTCCAGTTGGCAACGCGGGCAACATCACGGCCTATTGGAAAGGCTACAACGAATATCTCGCCGAGGGCCGCATCAATTCGCTTCCCAAAATGCTTGGCTTTCAGGCGGCGGGCGCTGCACCGCTGGTTCTGGGTCATGGCGTCGATAAGCCGGAAACGGTAGCGACAGCGATTCGTATCGGACATCCGGCGCGCGGTGAAGAAGCACTGGCTGCCCGCGATGCCAGTGGCGGCCTCATCGACAGCGTAACGGATAACGAAATTCTCGTCGCACAAAAGCAGGCGGCAAGTTTGTCAGGCGTCTTTGGCGAACCGGCGTGCGCCGCGCCGTTGGCGGGAATCAAGAAGTTGTCGGACGCCGGTTATTTCCGCGCGGCCCGCGAGCAACTGGGCCGCAAGCCGATTGTTGTTTCGGTCGTTACCGGACACGGATTAAAAGACCCCAACACCGCGATTTCGATTGGCGGCGAACCGATTTCGATTCCCGCCGAAGAAAAGTCGGTGCTGCAAGCGATTGGTTTTTAA
- a CDS encoding homoserine dehydrogenase, translating into MQINIGIIGLGTVGCGTVEVLRRNAAILRERCGCDLVVTRIATRTPLKERPIEVDASLVTSDVDALLADPDIHIVCELVGGVDPARDYILRAIAAGKSVVTANKELIAKHGAEIDAAAQQAGVDFLFEGSVGGGIPLIAPLRDSLAGNRVQQITGILNGTTNYILTKMTREGLDFADVLAEAQALGYAETDPTADVDGFDTMYKLSILAGIAFDTPINLDDIYREGIRGVSARDIEYATELGFVIKLVAIARQDDNGELELRVHPALLPQTHPLANVNEVFNAVLVEGDAVGDVMFYGRGAGMEPTGSAVVGDVVAIARRLRCGGNVAPEREVVANSTVPLAKFKAAGEIETRFCVRMQAVDRPGMLAQIATVFGEKGVSLDSIVQKKSDGEVAEIFWLTHRTSQRAMARSLNEFNRLDAVREVSSVLRVEGE; encoded by the coding sequence ATGCAAATCAACATCGGAATCATCGGTTTGGGCACAGTTGGCTGCGGCACGGTCGAAGTGCTGCGCCGCAACGCCGCCATTTTGCGCGAGCGCTGCGGCTGCGACCTCGTTGTCACGCGCATTGCCACACGCACACCACTCAAAGAACGCCCGATTGAAGTCGATGCTTCGCTCGTCACGTCCGATGTGGATGCGCTTCTGGCCGACCCGGATATTCATATCGTGTGCGAACTGGTCGGCGGCGTCGATCCGGCGCGCGATTACATTTTACGCGCGATTGCTGCGGGCAAAAGCGTCGTCACAGCCAACAAAGAACTGATTGCCAAACACGGCGCCGAAATCGACGCGGCGGCACAGCAGGCGGGCGTCGATTTTCTTTTTGAAGGTAGCGTCGGCGGCGGCATTCCGCTCATTGCGCCGTTGCGCGACAGCCTTGCCGGAAACCGCGTGCAACAAATCACCGGAATTCTCAACGGCACGACGAATTACATCCTCACAAAAATGACGCGCGAAGGTCTGGACTTCGCCGACGTTTTGGCCGAGGCGCAGGCTTTGGGCTACGCCGAAACCGACCCAACCGCCGATGTCGATGGCTTCGATACGATGTATAAGCTGTCAATTCTGGCAGGCATCGCCTTTGACACGCCAATTAACCTCGACGACATTTACCGCGAAGGCATTCGCGGCGTGTCAGCGCGCGACATCGAATACGCAACCGAACTGGGCTTTGTCATCAAATTGGTGGCGATTGCCCGCCAGGACGACAACGGCGAACTAGAATTGCGCGTTCATCCCGCGCTCTTGCCACAGACGCACCCGTTGGCAAACGTCAATGAAGTGTTCAACGCGGTTCTTGTTGAAGGCGATGCTGTCGGCGATGTTATGTTTTACGGGCGTGGCGCGGGCATGGAGCCAACCGGTTCGGCTGTTGTCGGCGATGTTGTCGCCATTGCGCGGCGCTTGCGTTGCGGCGGCAACGTCGCGCCGGAAAGAGAAGTGGTAGCGAATTCGACCGTACCTTTGGCGAAGTTCAAGGCAGCAGGCGAAATCGAGACGCGCTTTTGCGTGCGAATGCAGGCTGTGGACAGGCCGGGAATGCTGGCCCAAATCGCGACGGTGTTCGGCGAAAAAGGTGTTTCGCTCGATTCGATTGTGCAAAAGAAAAGCGATGGCGAAGTCGCCGAGATTTTCTGGCTCACACATCGGACCAGCCAACGCGCGATGGCGCGCAGTCTGAACGAATTTAACCGCCTCGATGCGGTGCGCGAAGTTTCGAGCGTGCTGCGCGTCGAAGGCGAGTAA
- the accB gene encoding acetyl-CoA carboxylase biotin carboxyl carrier protein yields the protein MAENSALNSDEKGGEPTLAAQVQLLSELAAVVRESRLSELELEHEGMRLRLATPRRATPLAAPVTQAESATAYYEDAAEEDFAAAPVAAVSKGTEIVSPMVGIFYRAPSPSEPNFVEVGDRIEAGKTLGLVEAMKVFNEITSEISGTVTEIIVQNLALVETGDVLMRIQPD from the coding sequence ATGGCAGAAAATTCCGCACTCAATTCAGACGAAAAAGGCGGCGAACCGACGCTCGCGGCGCAGGTTCAGTTGTTGTCGGAACTGGCGGCTGTGGTGCGCGAATCGCGTCTCAGCGAACTGGAACTGGAACACGAAGGCATGCGTTTGCGCCTTGCCACGCCGCGTCGCGCCACACCTTTGGCGGCTCCAGTCACCCAGGCTGAAAGTGCCACTGCGTATTATGAAGACGCGGCAGAAGAAGATTTTGCCGCCGCGCCGGTTGCGGCTGTGTCGAAAGGAACCGAAATCGTTTCGCCGATGGTCGGGATTTTCTATCGCGCACCATCACCCAGCGAACCGAATTTCGTTGAAGTCGGCGACCGCATCGAAGCAGGCAAAACACTGGGCCTGGTCGAAGCAATGAAGGTGTTCAACGAAATTACGAGCGAAATTTCGGGCACCGTCACCGAAATTATTGTGCAAAATCTGGCACTTGTCGAAACCGGCGATGTGCTGATGCGAATTCAGCCCGATTAA
- a CDS encoding transporter — protein MKRKRAALVSLPLSLLAAVSVNAVEPTEVAEAVDALITDRPDFTESTQTIPRGRMQLEGGATFTRRGSSRETGIGELLLRVAAGKRSELRLGANSYVVQRAPGSRTSGKDDVSLGLKVRLRDSETTSLLAPRVSLIVQTSVPSGARALREDKWQPGAKLLFGWDVNEKTGFAANLNYDYASEAGQRFGQVSASASVGYSVSERTGAFLETYALFPGSAGGENETFVDTGLTYLLSPDFQLDARVGLGIGNNVGSDYFFGVGAARRF, from the coding sequence ATGAAAAGAAAAAGAGCCGCTCTTGTGTCGTTGCCGTTGTCGCTGTTGGCCGCTGTTTCTGTCAATGCCGTTGAGCCGACCGAGGTCGCCGAAGCCGTTGACGCCCTCATTACCGACCGGCCCGATTTTACCGAAAGTACGCAAACGATTCCTCGCGGTCGGATGCAGTTGGAAGGCGGCGCGACGTTTACGCGGCGCGGCTCGTCGCGCGAAACAGGAATTGGCGAACTGCTGTTGCGTGTCGCGGCAGGCAAGCGAAGCGAACTGCGGTTGGGTGCCAATTCTTATGTCGTTCAGCGTGCACCGGGAAGCCGTACTTCGGGCAAAGACGATGTTTCGCTCGGCTTGAAAGTGCGCTTGCGCGATAGCGAGACAACGAGTTTGCTGGCTCCGCGCGTTTCACTAATTGTGCAAACTTCGGTGCCAAGCGGCGCGCGGGCGCTGCGCGAAGACAAATGGCAGCCGGGCGCGAAGTTGCTGTTCGGCTGGGACGTAAATGAAAAAACCGGCTTTGCTGCCAACCTCAACTACGATTACGCCAGCGAAGCCGGACAGCGTTTTGGTCAGGTTTCGGCGAGTGCTTCGGTTGGCTATTCGGTTTCCGAACGCACCGGTGCATTTTTGGAAACCTACGCCTTATTTCCCGGCAGCGCAGGCGGCGAAAACGAAACCTTTGTCGATACCGGCCTGACCTATCTTCTCAGCCCCGATTTTCAGCTCGATGCGCGCGTTGGTCTGGGCATCGGCAACAACGTCGGCTCCGATTACTTCTTTGGCGTCGGCGCGGCGCGGCGTTTCTGA
- a CDS encoding metal-dependent transcriptional regulator has translation MRTSAIEDYLKAIYKLRADGEAAVTTLALAGRLGVAPPSATAMVKKLAALELVSHAPYHGVELTEAGERIALEVIRHHRIIETYLAQVLGIAWDKVHEEAERLEHVLSEEVEARMAAALGEPAHDPHGAPIPSVDGRIARERWPRLDACESKSLATVRRVSDENAELLRHLYETGLVPGARIEVVRNVAAEGALVLRVDGKKRTVGTGAAAAVFVETDEVTA, from the coding sequence ATGCGAACTTCGGCAATCGAAGATTACCTGAAAGCGATTTATAAGCTGCGGGCCGATGGAGAAGCCGCCGTTACGACGCTGGCTTTAGCGGGGCGTCTGGGCGTTGCGCCGCCGTCGGCAACGGCGATGGTGAAAAAGCTGGCGGCGCTGGAATTGGTGTCGCACGCGCCGTATCACGGCGTCGAACTCACCGAAGCGGGCGAACGCATCGCGCTGGAAGTGATTCGCCATCATCGGATTATCGAAACCTATCTCGCGCAGGTTTTAGGCATCGCGTGGGATAAGGTTCACGAAGAAGCCGAGCGGCTGGAGCACGTTCTCAGTGAAGAAGTCGAAGCGCGCATGGCGGCGGCATTGGGCGAACCGGCGCACGACCCGCACGGCGCGCCGATTCCTTCGGTTGATGGTCGCATCGCGCGCGAACGCTGGCCGCGCCTCGATGCCTGCGAATCCAAAAGCCTCGCCACGGTGCGGCGCGTCTCGGACGAAAACGCCGAACTCCTGCGCCACTTGTACGAAACCGGCCTGGTGCCGGGCGCGCGCATCGAAGTGGTGCGAAACGTCGCTGCCGAAGGCGCTTTGGTTTTGCGCGTCGATGGAAAAAAACGAACGGTCGGTACAGGTGCTGCCGCTGCGGTTTTTGTCGAAACCGACGAGGTGACCGCATGA
- a CDS encoding zinc ABC transporter substrate-binding protein, whose product MRKQQKSTVEIDRTSLQWIFTAFCLLLSGCAVPRRVTQHEGNGVIRATVSTAMVADIVRNVGGSRVEATTLMGAGVDPHLYKASLSDVRKLANAEIVFYNGLHLEGKLGEVLSKLQTSRPVVAVSETIPKSELRTPPEFEGSPDPHVWFDVQLWMRATEATRDELVKFDPAGKADYERNATRYLAQLKSVDEYARKQIATIPRGRRVLVTAHDAFGYFGRAYDIEVVGLQGISTASEYGLGDVQRLVQLLVKRNVKAVFVESSIPRRAIEAVAQGCAARGHNVVIGGELYADAMGAPNTPEGTYIGMVKANVDTVVKALK is encoded by the coding sequence ATGAGAAAACAACAAAAAAGTACGGTCGAAATCGACCGTACTTCGCTTCAGTGGATATTTACCGCGTTTTGCCTGCTGCTTTCCGGTTGCGCTGTTCCGCGCCGCGTGACGCAGCACGAAGGAAACGGAGTTATTCGCGCAACCGTCTCGACGGCGATGGTCGCCGATATTGTGCGGAACGTCGGTGGTTCGCGTGTTGAAGCAACAACGCTCATGGGCGCGGGCGTCGATCCGCATTTATATAAAGCCAGCCTGAGCGACGTTCGTAAATTGGCGAACGCCGAAATCGTCTTTTATAACGGCTTGCACCTAGAAGGTAAGTTGGGCGAAGTGCTGTCGAAGCTGCAAACCAGCCGTCCGGTTGTCGCCGTCAGCGAAACGATTCCGAAAAGCGAATTGCGAACGCCGCCCGAATTCGAAGGCAGCCCCGACCCGCACGTTTGGTTCGACGTTCAATTATGGATGCGCGCGACCGAAGCCACACGCGACGAGTTGGTGAAGTTCGATCCGGCGGGCAAGGCCGACTACGAGCGCAACGCGACGCGTTATCTGGCGCAGTTGAAAAGCGTCGATGAATATGCGCGAAAGCAAATTGCGACGATTCCGCGGGGACGCCGTGTGTTAGTCACGGCGCACGATGCGTTTGGTTACTTCGGGCGCGCTTACGACATCGAAGTTGTCGGCTTACAGGGCATTTCGACGGCGAGCGAATACGGGCTGGGCGACGTGCAGCGTTTGGTGCAATTGCTGGTGAAACGCAATGTGAAAGCGGTGTTTGTCGAGTCGAGCATTCCACGCCGCGCCATTGAAGCCGTCGCGCAAGGCTGCGCGGCGCGCGGTCATAACGTGGTTATCGGCGGCGAACTTTACGCCGACGCGATGGGAGCGCCGAACACTCCCGAAGGAACTTACATTGGCATGGTGAAGGCCAACGTCGATACGGTTGTGAAGGCCCTGAAATAA
- a CDS encoding metal ABC transporter ATP-binding protein produces the protein MKPEELQNLSPEKVPLEVHDVTVAYHRKPVLWDVDFRVPPGALVGIIGPNGAGKSTLLKSVMGLLPLASGWISIFGKPFAQQRKLIGYVPQRESVDWDFPTDALDVVTMGTYGSLGFWKRPGKAQRELAMNCLAQVGMADYATRQISQLSGGQQQRVFLARALAQEAQIYFMDEPFAGVDAATESAIIALLQELKNNGKTVLVVHHDLETVKDYFDHVLLLNMRIVASGETETTFTRENLQKTYGGKLTVLSDVADAVMSREGSRREFAKVKKEKQDKKTIAG, from the coding sequence ATGAAACCTGAAGAATTGCAAAATCTGTCGCCGGAAAAAGTGCCGCTCGAAGTGCACGATGTCACCGTTGCGTATCATCGCAAGCCGGTGTTGTGGGACGTCGATTTTCGCGTGCCACCGGGAGCGCTCGTCGGAATTATCGGGCCGAACGGCGCAGGCAAAAGCACTTTGCTCAAAAGCGTGATGGGACTTTTGCCGCTCGCGTCGGGCTGGATTTCGATTTTCGGCAAGCCCTTCGCACAGCAGCGCAAGCTCATCGGCTACGTGCCGCAGCGCGAAAGCGTCGATTGGGATTTCCCCACCGACGCGCTCGATGTTGTCACGATGGGAACCTATGGAAGCCTGGGTTTCTGGAAGCGTCCCGGCAAAGCGCAGCGCGAACTGGCGATGAACTGTCTGGCGCAAGTTGGCATGGCCGATTATGCGACGCGGCAAATCTCGCAGCTTTCGGGCGGCCAGCAACAGCGCGTTTTTCTGGCGCGCGCTCTGGCGCAAGAAGCGCAGATTTACTTCATGGACGAGCCGTTTGCCGGCGTGGATGCGGCAACCGAATCCGCAATTATCGCTCTTTTGCAAGAGCTGAAAAATAACGGCAAAACTGTTCTGGTCGTGCATCACGATTTGGAAACGGTGAAAGACTATTTCGACCACGTTTTGCTGCTCAATATGCGAATTGTCGCAAGCGGCGAAACCGAAACAACCTTTACCCGCGAGAACTTGCAGAAAACCTACGGCGGAAAGCTGACAGTACTCAGTGATGTTGCCGATGCCGTGATGAGCCGCGAAGGTTCGCGCCGCGAATTCGCCAAAGTAAAGAAAGAAAAACAGGATAAAAAGACGATTGCAGGATAA
- a CDS encoding metal ABC transporter permease: MFHWLASIDWTDANLRWVVMGAALLGAASAILGCFAFLRGRALMGDALAHAALPGVCAAFLLTGTKNLGAFLLGAAVAGLAAAWCIGAITRHSRVKNDSAQALVLSVFFGAGIVLLTTIQRMPSGHQSGLDKFLFGQAASLVGGDVRAIAFVAVALCAICALGFKEWKLLCFDSDFARGLGRPTNILDSLLMTMIVAAVVIGLQAVGVVLMAAMLITPPAAARFWTDKLGVMTILAGVFGAASGAAGAIFSTLQSGLPTGPLVVLSATAIFAVSLFFAPRRGIVARVWRIAATQKTVQRENLLRDVYELTEDEQAAEETTAFRPDYLGVPLRELAQKRHATEASLRGALDDLQKRGWIRQTGGRVALTQSGARAAYDLVRRHRLWETFLMFQSQLGATVEDDTRAHRGADAVEHFVPPDAMEQLEVLLKQQGREPRLRPSEMGNEGLNSTVLPV; this comes from the coding sequence ATGTTTCATTGGCTCGCTAGCATTGATTGGACAGACGCGAATTTGCGCTGGGTCGTGATGGGCGCGGCGCTGCTGGGTGCAGCGTCGGCGATTCTCGGCTGTTTTGCGTTTTTACGTGGCCGTGCGCTCATGGGCGATGCGCTGGCACACGCCGCGTTGCCCGGCGTATGCGCGGCGTTTCTGCTGACGGGAACGAAGAATCTTGGTGCGTTTCTCCTTGGCGCTGCGGTTGCGGGTTTGGCGGCAGCGTGGTGCATCGGCGCGATTACGCGTCACTCGCGCGTTAAAAACGATTCGGCTCAGGCGCTTGTGCTTTCGGTCTTTTTCGGCGCAGGCATTGTGCTGCTCACCACGATTCAGCGAATGCCAAGCGGCCATCAAAGCGGACTGGATAAATTCTTGTTCGGACAGGCGGCGTCGCTTGTCGGTGGCGATGTGCGCGCGATTGCTTTTGTGGCCGTTGCGCTGTGCGCTATTTGCGCGCTGGGCTTCAAAGAATGGAAGCTGCTCTGCTTCGATTCCGATTTCGCGCGCGGTTTAGGGCGCCCGACCAATATTCTCGATTCGCTCTTGATGACGATGATTGTGGCGGCGGTCGTCATAGGCTTGCAGGCTGTTGGTGTGGTGCTGATGGCCGCGATGCTGATTACGCCGCCCGCCGCCGCGCGCTTCTGGACAGACAAACTCGGCGTGATGACGATTCTGGCCGGAGTGTTCGGCGCCGCGTCGGGCGCAGCGGGCGCGATTTTCTCAACGCTACAATCGGGTTTGCCGACTGGCCCGCTTGTCGTGCTTTCAGCGACGGCGATTTTCGCAGTTTCGCTCTTCTTCGCACCGCGCCGTGGCATTGTAGCGCGCGTGTGGCGCATCGCGGCGACGCAGAAAACGGTGCAGCGCGAAAATCTCCTGCGCGACGTTTACGAACTCACCGAAGACGAGCAGGCGGCTGAGGAAACAACGGCGTTTCGCCCCGATTATCTCGGCGTTCCGCTCCGTGAATTAGCGCAGAAACGCCATGCGACCGAAGCCTCGTTACGCGGCGCGCTCGACGATTTGCAAAAGCGCGGCTGGATTCGTCAAACCGGCGGACGCGTGGCTCTCACGCAAAGCGGTGCGCGCGCTGCTTACGATTTAGTTCGGCGTCATCGTCTGTGGGAAACATTTTTGATGTTTCAATCGCAGCTTGGCGCCACGGTCGAAGACGACACGCGCGCGCATCGCGGCGCCGATGCGGTCGAGCATTTCGTTCCGCCCGACGCGATGGAGCAACTCGAGGTGCTTCTCAAACAGCAAGGCCGCGAGCCGCGCCTGCGACCAAGCGAGATGGGGAACGAAGGATTGAATTCGACCGTACTTCCGGTATGA
- a CDS encoding methyltransferase domain-containing protein: MKTSFLLGALGIGAALSATLLSSREQKPQSPDPPTRMAAKQRDVPRQTAPPWTGSVDIFEEKDRDQTLQIQSVMDDLKLQRGSTVADIGAGGGWFSVRAARRVAPGTVYANEISSRYTQFIKERASREKLPNIVAVLGTPDDPKLPRNSCDAVLILNAYHEFAKPLTMLRYLSDAMKPGARLGFIERDDDAVRRDARQAYAQTGQVLRRVSEKSDGKEFTDDHRLAREIVWREAIQAGFRIEKTRELGGDNYFVVAVKPK; encoded by the coding sequence ATGAAAACATCCTTTTTACTGGGAGCGCTGGGCATTGGCGCAGCCCTTTCGGCTACTCTCCTTTCGTCGCGCGAGCAAAAGCCGCAAAGCCCGGACCCACCGACGCGCATGGCTGCCAAACAGCGCGATGTGCCACGCCAGACCGCGCCGCCCTGGACAGGTAGCGTGGATATATTCGAGGAAAAAGACCGTGACCAGACGCTGCAAATTCAAAGCGTGATGGACGACTTAAAGCTGCAGCGCGGCAGCACCGTCGCCGACATCGGCGCTGGTGGCGGCTGGTTCTCGGTGCGCGCGGCGCGTCGTGTCGCGCCGGGAACTGTTTACGCGAACGAAATTTCATCGCGTTACACGCAGTTCATCAAGGAGCGGGCTTCACGCGAAAAGTTGCCGAACATCGTTGCCGTTTTGGGGACACCCGACGATCCCAAGTTGCCGCGCAACAGTTGCGATGCCGTGTTGATTCTCAATGCGTATCACGAGTTCGCAAAGCCACTAACAATGCTTCGCTACCTCAGTGATGCGATGAAGCCGGGAGCACGATTGGGTTTCATCGAGCGCGACGACGATGCCGTGCGACGTGATGCGCGTCAGGCGTACGCGCAAACCGGACAAGTTTTGCGACGTGTCAGTGAGAAGTCGGATGGCAAAGAGTTCACCGACGATCATCGACTGGCGCGCGAGATCGTTTGGCGCGAAGCGATCCAGGCGGGTTTTCGCATTGAAAAAACGCGCGAGTTAGGCGGCGATAATTATTTCGTCGTTGCCGTTAAACCAAAATAG